A window of the Yersinia rochesterensis genome harbors these coding sequences:
- a CDS encoding PAS domain-containing protein — MIDKINRPKIMGSKGLNEETFGSLVSFMENNEEPWGVKDCESRFMYVNKATLKLSQLPLNFDIEGRLDSECPAQWAEFASDLQKQDREVETDKQRVVMIQTCLWGQEHTLCEKLPLFDNEKKCIGTIYHVTKFNFISLYDLFNQEIPPVLVMKPPTNDFNQKELEVIFFLLQSLNAKEIAQKLNLSYRTIENKLQLIYGKAKVNSLSTFKEYCKAEGLNRYIPERFIKSGCTFI, encoded by the coding sequence ATGATAGATAAAATTAATCGCCCAAAAATAATGGGTTCTAAAGGCCTTAATGAAGAGACTTTTGGTTCGCTCGTATCATTTATGGAGAATAATGAAGAGCCTTGGGGCGTAAAAGATTGCGAATCGCGCTTTATGTATGTCAATAAAGCCACCCTTAAACTTAGCCAATTACCGCTTAATTTTGATATTGAAGGCCGATTAGACAGCGAGTGTCCTGCCCAGTGGGCAGAATTTGCGTCAGATTTACAAAAACAAGACCGGGAGGTTGAAACAGATAAGCAACGTGTGGTGATGATTCAGACCTGTTTATGGGGGCAAGAGCATACGCTTTGCGAAAAACTCCCTCTTTTTGATAATGAAAAAAAATGTATCGGCACTATTTATCATGTAACAAAGTTCAATTTTATTTCTTTATATGACTTATTTAATCAGGAGATTCCTCCTGTATTGGTAATGAAACCACCTACAAATGATTTTAATCAAAAAGAACTTGAAGTGATTTTTTTCTTATTACAATCCCTTAACGCTAAAGAGATAGCGCAAAAACTCAATCTTTCTTACCGCACAATAGAAAATAAATTGCAATTGATATACGGCAAGGCAAAAGTAAACTCGCTAAGCACCTTTAAAGAATACTGCAAAGCAGAAGGTTTGAATCGTTATATTCCTGAACGGTTTATTAAATCGGGTTGTACATTTATTTAG
- the araC gene encoding arabinose operon transcriptional regulator AraC — MYHRMAQEPQPNPLLPGYTFNAYLVAGLTPILADGPLDFFIDRPGGMKGYILNLTIKGQGQIFDGENTFYSNPGDLLLFPPKVAHNYGRSPSSDCWYHRWVYFRPRAYWADWLEWHSKAHEVGRLSLPNNTNNNLLLEFDRLFANIEETQKSGRRFGEELGMNLLERLLLRSMEEDPLSPQRIMDPRVIEACQFITGNLAGELRIDEVARHVCLSPSRLAHLFRDQVGINILRWREDQRVIRAKLLLQTTQEPIAAIGRVVGYDDQLYFSRVFRKRVGVSPSDFRRRSIETNYPQRSLRAPEWRNDSAEMTRI; from the coding sequence ATGTATCATCGAATGGCTCAGGAACCGCAACCTAACCCCTTGCTGCCAGGTTATACCTTTAATGCTTATCTGGTGGCAGGATTAACGCCTATTCTGGCCGATGGGCCGCTCGATTTTTTTATCGACCGACCCGGCGGTATGAAAGGTTACATTCTGAACCTGACGATTAAGGGGCAGGGCCAAATTTTTGACGGAGAAAACACGTTTTACAGTAATCCCGGTGACTTGCTGTTATTTCCGCCTAAGGTTGCTCATAATTATGGCCGCTCACCTAGCAGTGATTGTTGGTATCATCGTTGGGTCTATTTCCGGCCTCGGGCCTATTGGGCTGATTGGCTAGAGTGGCACAGTAAAGCCCATGAAGTAGGGCGTTTATCCTTACCGAATAATACCAACAATAATTTACTGCTGGAGTTTGATCGGCTGTTTGCCAATATAGAAGAAACCCAAAAGTCTGGGCGGCGTTTTGGCGAAGAGCTAGGGATGAACTTACTGGAGCGGCTGTTATTGCGTTCAATGGAAGAAGACCCCCTCAGCCCGCAACGCATTATGGACCCACGCGTTATCGAAGCATGTCAATTTATCACTGGCAATCTGGCTGGTGAGTTGCGCATTGATGAAGTGGCGCGGCATGTGTGTTTGTCGCCGTCACGGCTGGCACATCTGTTTCGCGATCAGGTGGGTATCAATATCTTGCGTTGGCGCGAAGACCAACGGGTTATCCGAGCTAAATTATTGCTGCAAACCACGCAAGAACCTATTGCCGCCATTGGCCGTGTCGTGGGCTATGATGACCAGCTGTATTTCTCCCGGGTCTTCCGTAAGCGTGTTGGCGTCAGCCCCAGTGATTTCAGGCGTCGTAGCATTGAAACCAACTACCCACAACGTAGCTTGCGCGCCCCTGAATGGCGTAATGATTCAGCGGAAATGACGCGGATTTAA
- a CDS encoding oxidoreductase, producing the protein MAEKIKVGLLGYGYASKTFHAPLIMGTPGLELAGVSSSDASKVHADWPSMTVVSDPQALFDDPAIDLIVIPTPNDTHFPLAQKALAAGKHVVVDKPFTVTLSQANALKQQADDAGLLLSVFHNRRWDSDFLTLKTLLAEGSLGKVVYFESHFDRYRPEIRQRWREQAGAGSGIWYDLGPHLLDQALQLFGLPDQLNVDLGMLRPGAQSVDYFHAILSYPGQRVVLHGTVVAAAETARYIVHGMQGSYIKFGLDPQEDRLKAGERLPQADWGYDMRDGIVTLSHDGVLAEKPLLTLPGNYPAYYAGIRDAIWGTAANPVPASEAIKVMELIELGIASDQQKRALPVVTAN; encoded by the coding sequence ATGGCCGAAAAAATAAAAGTGGGTTTACTGGGTTATGGCTACGCCAGTAAAACGTTTCATGCGCCGCTAATTATGGGGACTCCGGGGCTGGAACTGGCGGGCGTTTCTAGTAGTGATGCCAGTAAAGTTCATGCTGACTGGCCGTCGATGACTGTTGTTTCTGACCCGCAAGCGTTATTTGATGACCCTGCCATTGATCTCATCGTCATTCCAACCCCTAATGATACCCACTTTCCTTTGGCTCAAAAGGCGCTGGCAGCGGGTAAGCATGTGGTGGTTGATAAGCCGTTTACTGTGACACTGTCACAAGCAAATGCTCTGAAGCAACAAGCTGATGACGCCGGTCTTTTGTTGTCTGTGTTCCACAATCGCCGCTGGGACAGTGATTTCCTGACATTAAAAACCTTACTGGCGGAAGGCTCGCTGGGCAAAGTGGTCTATTTTGAATCTCACTTTGACCGCTATCGCCCGGAGATCCGCCAGCGTTGGCGTGAACAAGCCGGTGCTGGCAGTGGCATTTGGTACGATTTGGGGCCACATTTATTGGATCAAGCGCTGCAATTGTTTGGTTTGCCAGACCAGCTGAATGTTGATTTAGGGATGTTGCGCCCAGGAGCGCAATCCGTTGACTATTTCCATGCCATTCTCAGCTATCCGGGGCAACGCGTGGTCTTGCACGGCACGGTGGTCGCGGCCGCAGAAACCGCGCGTTATATCGTCCACGGTATGCAGGGCAGCTATATTAAATTTGGTTTAGACCCACAGGAAGACCGGCTGAAGGCGGGCGAGCGTTTACCACAGGCTGACTGGGGCTATGATATGCGCGATGGTATCGTGACACTGTCACATGACGGTGTACTGGCCGAGAAACCTCTGCTGACATTACCGGGTAATTATCCTGCTTACTATGCCGGGATCCGCGATGCCATTTGGGGTACAGCAGCCAATCCGGTGCCAGCTTCTGAGGCGATTAAGGTGATGGAGTTGATTGAGCTGGGTATCGCTTCTGATCAACAGAAAAGAGCGCTGCCGGTTGTCACTGCAAACTGA
- a CDS encoding bile acid:sodium symporter family protein, with amino-acid sequence MSWLQRLRIDKFLLVLILVVIIASIFPCEGEVKVWFEHLTTAAIALLFFMHGAKLSRAAIVSGMGHWKLHLVVFLSTFALFPLLGLGMNVLVPGVLTPTLYLGFLYLCALPATVQSAIAYTSVAGGNVAAAICSASASSILGVFLSPILVGMLMQTQGGDTDTLHAIGSIVMQLMVPFIVGHLSRPLIAKWVERHKKLVNITDRSSILLVVYVAFSEAVVEGIWHQIDGWSLLAILVCSMVLLTLVLVINTLAARWLGFNTADEITIVFCGSKKSLANGIPMANVLFPASVVGVMVLPLMIFHQVQLMVCAVLAQHYAKRVAKENAAKELASAQPLLAENTETKS; translated from the coding sequence ATGTCCTGGCTACAACGCTTACGGATAGATAAATTTTTATTGGTATTGATACTGGTCGTTATCATTGCTTCAATCTTCCCCTGTGAGGGCGAAGTTAAGGTGTGGTTCGAGCACTTGACGACGGCGGCTATCGCATTATTGTTCTTTATGCACGGGGCCAAACTTTCCCGCGCCGCGATAGTCTCCGGTATGGGGCATTGGAAGCTGCACTTGGTGGTATTTCTCAGTACCTTTGCTCTGTTCCCGTTACTGGGATTGGGCATGAATGTATTGGTTCCGGGGGTATTAACACCAACATTGTATTTGGGTTTCCTTTATCTGTGTGCATTACCAGCGACAGTTCAATCCGCCATCGCCTATACCTCGGTGGCGGGCGGGAATGTGGCGGCCGCCATATGTAGCGCATCGGCCTCCAGTATCCTCGGCGTGTTTTTATCACCGATTCTGGTGGGCATGCTGATGCAAACACAAGGGGGCGATACTGATACTTTGCATGCTATCGGTTCTATCGTCATGCAATTGATGGTGCCATTTATTGTCGGCCATTTATCCCGTCCACTGATTGCCAAATGGGTTGAACGTCATAAAAAGCTGGTTAATATTACTGACCGGTCATCAATTTTATTGGTGGTTTATGTGGCTTTCAGTGAGGCAGTGGTTGAGGGGATTTGGCACCAAATCGACGGCTGGTCTTTGTTGGCAATATTAGTTTGTTCAATGGTGTTACTGACATTAGTATTGGTTATCAATACGCTGGCTGCACGTTGGCTGGGTTTCAACACGGCCGATGAGATTACCATTGTGTTCTGCGGCTCGAAGAAAAGCCTGGCAAATGGGATCCCGATGGCTAATGTACTGTTTCCTGCCTCGGTGGTGGGGGTTATGGTATTGCCGCTGATGATATTCCATCAGGTTCAATTGATGGTTTGTGCGGTATTGGCACAACATTACGCCAAACGGGTTGCTAAAGAAAATGCGGCCAAAGAGCTGGCGAGCGCCCAACCGCTTTTGGCTGAGAATACTGAAACCAAGTCATAG